The following coding sequences lie in one Tichowtungia aerotolerans genomic window:
- a CDS encoding ABC transporter permease, with translation MNEATSHVLAVAKREWRAYFDSPVAYVFIIIFLMLAGFFTFSLAQFFEAGQANLTGFFTWHPWLYMILVPAVAMRLWAEERRSGTVELLFTVSVTPLQALLGKFIAAWLFMLLALALTFPVPLTAAYLGSPDGGAVFSGYLGSGLLAGAYVAAGMFTSALTRNQVISFILAVVIGLFLILAGYPPVTDLLSRWAPMWLVDGVASFSFMSHYEALQRGVIDLRDLVYFASVMIFMLFATQVVLKNKVGR, from the coding sequence ATGAACGAAGCAACGTCTCATGTTCTGGCCGTCGCCAAACGCGAATGGCGCGCCTATTTTGATTCGCCGGTCGCGTATGTGTTTATCATCATCTTTCTGATGCTGGCCGGGTTCTTTACGTTCTCGCTGGCCCAGTTCTTTGAAGCCGGGCAGGCCAACCTGACCGGGTTTTTCACCTGGCATCCGTGGCTCTACATGATCCTGGTTCCTGCAGTTGCCATGCGCCTCTGGGCGGAGGAGCGCCGGTCCGGAACCGTCGAGCTTCTGTTTACGGTTTCGGTGACGCCGCTGCAGGCGCTTCTCGGCAAGTTTATTGCCGCGTGGCTGTTCATGCTGCTGGCGCTGGCGCTGACGTTTCCGGTTCCGCTGACGGCCGCCTACCTCGGTTCGCCGGATGGCGGCGCGGTCTTCTCCGGCTATCTCGGCAGCGGCCTGCTGGCCGGCGCGTATGTGGCCGCGGGCATGTTTACCTCTGCGTTGACGCGCAATCAGGTGATCAGCTTCATTCTGGCCGTGGTCATCGGCCTGTTCCTGATTCTTGCCGGCTATCCGCCGGTAACCGATCTGCTTTCCCGCTGGGCTCCGATGTGGCTGGTGGACGGCGTGGCCTCGTTCAGCTTCATGTCGCATTACGAAGCGCTTCAGCGCGGTGTGATCGATCTGCGCGATCTCGTGTACTTTGCCTCGGTGATGATCTTCATGCTCTTCGCCACACAGGTTGTACTCAAAAACAAAGTTGGACGCTAA
- a CDS encoding rhamnulokinase, whose product MKCYLAVDLGASSGRVLAGLFENEKLELVEMHRFWNGAVEHGDELHWGIDQLFTEIKTGLKKGFETYGDAVQAIGIDTWGVDYGLLDANGNLINAPFQYRDSRNDGMMDFAFSKMPKDEIYRRTGLQFMPFNTVFQLCAELKRPEFEKAEKMLLMPDLFTYWLTGKAVSEYTMASTSQLLDANKRDWDWELIETLGLPKKIFCDIVQPGTIIGQLTDEMAQELGGNADVIAVGGHDTASAVAAAPLASKDCAYLSSGTWSLMGLEEPEPIITDTSAEYNITNEGGVCGTIRFLKNICGMWLLQECKRNWEEAGEELSWRQIDDLVLDTDPFIAFINPDAPEFAQPCDMPKQIQEFCRRTGQYVPEGIGEIGRVIFESLAMRYRDVFQTLEKLHGKPLEKLHIVGGGCRNILLNRLTADAIDRPVLAGPVEATGIGNMLMQMIAKKEVSTLPAGRDMVLESFGTELYEPQETASWNDAFERFLSIM is encoded by the coding sequence ATGAAATGCTATCTGGCTGTCGATCTTGGAGCCTCCAGCGGACGCGTCCTCGCTGGACTCTTTGAAAACGAAAAACTTGAGCTGGTCGAAATGCACCGTTTCTGGAACGGCGCAGTCGAACACGGCGATGAACTGCACTGGGGAATCGACCAGCTGTTCACCGAAATCAAAACCGGCCTTAAAAAAGGATTCGAAACCTATGGCGATGCCGTGCAGGCGATCGGCATCGATACCTGGGGCGTGGACTACGGACTGCTCGACGCAAACGGAAACCTGATCAATGCTCCGTTCCAGTACCGCGACAGCCGTAACGACGGCATGATGGATTTTGCGTTCAGCAAAATGCCGAAAGACGAAATCTACCGCCGCACCGGTCTGCAGTTTATGCCGTTTAATACCGTCTTCCAGCTCTGCGCGGAACTGAAGCGTCCGGAATTTGAAAAAGCGGAGAAGATGCTCCTGATGCCGGATCTGTTCACCTACTGGCTGACCGGCAAAGCGGTCTCGGAATACACAATGGCATCCACCAGCCAGCTGCTCGACGCAAACAAGCGCGACTGGGACTGGGAACTGATTGAAACGCTCGGCCTGCCGAAAAAGATTTTCTGCGATATCGTACAGCCCGGAACCATTATTGGCCAGCTGACCGACGAAATGGCACAGGAACTCGGCGGAAATGCCGACGTGATCGCCGTCGGCGGACACGACACCGCTTCCGCCGTCGCCGCGGCCCCGCTGGCAAGCAAAGACTGCGCATACCTCAGCTCCGGAACCTGGTCGCTGATGGGACTCGAAGAACCGGAGCCGATCATCACCGACACAAGCGCCGAATATAACATCACCAATGAAGGCGGCGTCTGCGGAACCATTCGTTTCCTCAAAAACATCTGCGGCATGTGGCTGCTGCAGGAATGCAAGCGCAACTGGGAAGAGGCAGGCGAAGAACTGAGCTGGAGACAGATTGATGATCTGGTTCTCGATACCGATCCGTTCATCGCGTTCATCAATCCGGACGCTCCGGAATTTGCGCAGCCCTGCGATATGCCGAAGCAGATTCAGGAGTTCTGCCGCCGCACCGGGCAGTACGTCCCGGAAGGCATCGGAGAAATCGGCCGCGTGATTTTTGAAAGCCTTGCCATGCGCTACCGCGATGTGTTCCAAACCCTGGAAAAACTGCACGGCAAACCGCTCGAAAAACTGCATATCGTCGGCGGCGGCTGCAGGAACATCCTGCTCAACCGCCTGACCGCTGACGCCATCGACCGCCCGGTCCTCGCCGGCCCGGTCGAAGCCACCGGCATCGGCAACATGCTGATGCAGATGATTGCGAAAAAAGAGGTGTCCACTCTGCCCGCCGGCCGCGACATGGTTCTGGAATCCTTCGGAACCGAACTCTACGAGCCGCAGGAAACCGCTTCGTGGAACGACGCCTTCGAACGCTTTCTTTCGATCATGTAG
- a CDS encoding Gldg family protein — MNQMKKMTGLAGVLLLLGILIAFNAVVRPMRARIDVTEDKLYTLSDGTKQLLGDLDRDVTLKFYFSKSNDRLPVPMKNFAARVRDLLREYESRSGGYLVVEEYDPKPDSDEEEWAQRYGLQGQALDMFGMGGQLYFGIVAVSGNREAAIPMLAQSAEPRLEYLLTRMISEVASEKTARVGIMSALPVNGSAPANPYMMQQQSGSQPWSLISEIERQYEVEPVEMTATNIAADIDTLLLIHPADITDDTLYALDQFVLRGGRLMAFTDPMCITAMENANPQMMQMGQMPQGESDLNQLTSAWGIEMTAGQMAADESAASLLNAGGGRAQRNAAWLSLREPQINGEDVATGSLSSMMLPFAGAFDGTVSNGLEKTELLFTEDDGFTVSTSAARTGDLGRPLSRRRVPMAMRLTGTFRTAFPDKEDGLKESAKPGVVVLVSDVDMLADRFATQSMNLFGQRMVQPSNDNFAFALNMLEQLCGSEALIGLRSRNSFDRPFDRVIELEKEAAFKWQSEEERLNQKLQTTQQRLNSLQQSRGDDGQQTFLTPEQEAEVKQFREEVFQTQQSLKEVRKNLRRDIERLGVRVKALNILAIPLLVAAFGIARGLWIKKTR, encoded by the coding sequence ATGAATCAGATGAAAAAAATGACCGGCCTTGCGGGCGTGCTGCTTTTGCTGGGCATCCTGATTGCTTTTAATGCGGTGGTGCGCCCGATGCGCGCCCGCATTGATGTGACGGAAGACAAACTCTACACACTCTCGGACGGAACCAAGCAGCTGCTGGGAGACCTTGACCGCGATGTGACGCTGAAGTTCTACTTCTCCAAAAGCAATGACCGCCTGCCGGTGCCGATGAAAAACTTTGCGGCCCGCGTGCGCGATCTGCTCAGGGAATATGAGTCGCGCTCCGGCGGTTACCTCGTTGTGGAGGAATATGATCCGAAGCCCGATTCCGACGAAGAGGAATGGGCGCAGCGCTACGGCCTTCAGGGGCAGGCGCTCGACATGTTCGGGATGGGCGGCCAGCTCTACTTCGGTATTGTTGCCGTGTCCGGAAACCGTGAAGCGGCGATTCCAATGCTCGCGCAGAGCGCCGAGCCGCGGCTCGAATATCTGCTGACCCGGATGATTTCCGAAGTGGCGTCGGAAAAGACGGCCAGGGTCGGCATTATGAGCGCGCTGCCGGTGAACGGTTCCGCTCCGGCCAACCCCTACATGATGCAGCAGCAGAGCGGTTCGCAGCCGTGGTCGCTGATTTCCGAAATTGAGCGGCAGTACGAGGTGGAACCCGTTGAGATGACCGCCACCAATATCGCGGCAGATATTGATACGCTCCTGCTGATCCATCCGGCAGACATTACGGACGATACGCTGTATGCGCTCGACCAGTTTGTGCTGCGCGGCGGCCGCCTGATGGCCTTCACGGACCCGATGTGCATCACGGCCATGGAAAACGCCAATCCGCAGATGATGCAGATGGGCCAGATGCCGCAGGGCGAATCCGACCTCAATCAACTGACCTCCGCATGGGGCATTGAGATGACGGCCGGGCAGATGGCTGCCGATGAATCCGCCGCCAGCCTGCTCAACGCCGGAGGCGGGCGTGCCCAGCGCAACGCCGCGTGGCTGTCGCTGCGCGAGCCGCAGATCAACGGCGAAGATGTCGCCACCGGATCGCTCAGCAGCATGATGCTTCCGTTTGCCGGAGCGTTCGACGGAACGGTAAGCAACGGCCTCGAAAAAACCGAACTGCTGTTTACCGAAGACGACGGCTTTACGGTCAGCACCTCCGCGGCGCGGACCGGCGATCTCGGTCGTCCGCTCAGCCGCAGGCGCGTGCCGATGGCGATGCGCCTGACCGGTACGTTCAGGACCGCGTTCCCGGACAAAGAAGACGGTCTGAAAGAAAGCGCGAAGCCCGGCGTGGTGGTTCTGGTTTCCGATGTGGATATGCTGGCCGACCGCTTTGCGACCCAGAGCATGAATCTGTTCGGACAACGGATGGTGCAGCCCAGCAACGACAACTTTGCGTTTGCCCTGAATATGCTGGAACAGCTTTGCGGCAGCGAAGCACTGATCGGTCTGCGCAGCCGCAATTCGTTCGATCGTCCGTTTGACCGCGTCATTGAGCTCGAAAAAGAGGCGGCCTTCAAATGGCAGTCCGAGGAAGAGCGCCTGAACCAGAAACTGCAGACCACGCAGCAGCGGCTGAATTCCCTGCAGCAGTCCCGCGGTGATGACGGTCAGCAGACCTTCCTGACTCCGGAGCAGGAAGCCGAAGTGAAACAGTTCCGCGAAGAGGTCTTCCAGACCCAGCAGTCGCTCAAGGAAGTGCGTAAAAACCTGCGCCGCGATATCGAACGGCTCGGGGTTCGAGTGAAGGCCCTTAACATCCTTGCCATTCCGCTGCTGGTCGCCGCATTCGGGATTGCACGCGGGTTGTGGATTAAGAAAACGAGATAA
- a CDS encoding DUF4340 domain-containing protein, translating into MTGKKLIGMAVALAVLAGIALIQQKGARKRTPAVNREATLFQGLELNTVDGVDIFQGSQTGSAVSSVSLQKKDGVWVVDSLYDYPADFNKLADALRAASDLKIGLPVRASNVDAAEYGFDEPKTVALKSGGKEVVKVDIGAQRAASDAAGWANQHFVRKDGSDSIYLVDYDFRPFATDSSSWIDKEMLNISSPDIVSVKTADAELKEDAGVWTLVGLNQETEELQVSEANKLRSALQYLNCTSVADPAESDADLGFADPVVYIASTTNKTITVKVGGEADGGRYVRLEGDVPEKLNGWTYVVSSYKADSFLVTRDKLVKAKEDEPSEDELAQQ; encoded by the coding sequence ATGACTGGTAAAAAACTGATAGGAATGGCGGTGGCGCTGGCGGTGCTGGCGGGCATTGCTCTGATACAGCAGAAGGGGGCTCGCAAGCGCACCCCGGCAGTGAATCGAGAAGCAACCCTGTTCCAGGGATTGGAACTGAACACCGTTGATGGCGTCGATATTTTCCAAGGTTCGCAAACCGGCAGCGCCGTCTCTTCTGTCTCGCTGCAAAAGAAGGACGGAGTGTGGGTTGTGGATTCTCTATATGACTATCCGGCCGACTTCAACAAGCTGGCGGATGCGCTTCGTGCGGCATCGGATTTGAAGATCGGGCTCCCGGTCCGTGCATCCAATGTCGATGCAGCCGAATACGGCTTTGATGAGCCAAAGACTGTTGCGCTGAAAAGCGGTGGCAAAGAGGTGGTCAAGGTCGACATCGGAGCGCAGCGCGCAGCCTCGGATGCCGCGGGCTGGGCCAACCAGCACTTTGTCCGCAAGGATGGGTCGGACTCCATTTATCTGGTGGATTACGATTTCCGTCCGTTTGCCACGGATTCTTCCAGCTGGATCGACAAGGAGATGCTGAACATTTCCTCCCCGGATATTGTTTCGGTGAAAACTGCGGATGCGGAGCTGAAAGAAGATGCGGGAGTGTGGACACTGGTCGGGCTCAATCAGGAAACCGAGGAGCTTCAGGTGTCGGAAGCGAACAAACTGCGTTCTGCTCTGCAGTACCTGAACTGCACCTCTGTCGCTGATCCGGCAGAATCCGATGCCGATCTCGGCTTTGCGGATCCGGTGGTTTACATCGCATCAACTACCAACAAAACCATTACGGTGAAAGTCGGCGGAGAGGCCGACGGCGGACGGTATGTCCGTTTGGAAGGCGATGTTCCCGAAAAGCTCAACGGCTGGACCTATGTGGTCAGCAGCTATAAGGCCGACAGCTTCCTCGTCACCCGCGACAAGCTGGTGAAAGCCAAAGAAGACGAGCCGTCCGAAGACGAGTTGGCTCAACAATAA
- a CDS encoding ABC transporter ATP-binding protein, which produces MIKAQGLVRDFGRRRAVDGVSFEVDKGTVLGFLGPNGAGKTTTIRMVAGFLPPTSGIVEVKGINVASDPVRAQKNIGYMPETTPLYEDMTVSGFLRFIAEVRGFSGSERERRVDRAVERCFLQPVAGQTIDTLSKGYRQRTCLAQALLHDPDILLLDEPTEGLDPNQKQVVRDMIREMASERVIMLSTHVLEEVEAICTRAIIISAGKVVADDTPAALKTRSNQYNAVTFSAEGEGIVPALEQLPNIGKIETIDDGKIVAFPKSGESIAADILAAAQQNHWTVSDIKVDEGRLDDVFRQITTTEDAGEKEVAV; this is translated from the coding sequence ATGATCAAAGCACAGGGATTGGTCAGAGACTTCGGCAGGAGACGTGCCGTCGACGGCGTGTCGTTCGAAGTCGATAAGGGAACCGTGCTGGGATTTCTTGGGCCGAACGGGGCCGGGAAAACCACTACGATCCGAATGGTGGCCGGATTTCTTCCACCGACATCCGGTATCGTCGAAGTAAAAGGGATCAACGTTGCATCAGATCCTGTCCGTGCACAGAAAAACATCGGCTACATGCCTGAGACGACGCCGCTGTACGAGGATATGACCGTATCGGGATTCCTTCGTTTCATTGCGGAAGTCCGCGGGTTCAGCGGCAGCGAACGCGAACGCCGCGTGGACCGCGCCGTAGAACGCTGTTTCCTGCAGCCGGTCGCCGGGCAGACCATCGACACGCTTTCCAAAGGATACCGCCAGCGCACCTGCCTCGCGCAGGCACTGCTGCACGATCCGGATATTCTTCTTCTCGACGAACCGACCGAAGGGCTCGACCCCAACCAGAAGCAGGTCGTGCGCGACATGATTCGGGAGATGGCCTCCGAACGCGTCATCATGCTTTCGACCCATGTCCTTGAAGAGGTTGAAGCCATCTGCACCCGCGCCATTATCATCAGCGCCGGGAAAGTGGTTGCCGACGACACGCCGGCCGCGCTCAAAACGCGCAGCAACCAGTACAACGCCGTCACCTTCTCCGCAGAAGGCGAAGGGATTGTTCCGGCGCTCGAACAGCTTCCAAACATTGGAAAAATCGAAACGATCGACGACGGAAAAATCGTCGCGTTTCCAAAGTCCGGAGAATCCATTGCCGCCGATATTCTCGCTGCGGCCCAGCAGAATCACTGGACGGTTTCCGACATCAAGGTCGACGAAGGTCGGCTGGACGATGTTTTCCGTCAGATTACCACGACCGAAGACGCCGGAGAGAAGGAGGTGGCTGTATGA
- a CDS encoding thymidine phosphorylase has translation MPKNSGFFTFSLMLPQWIIERKREGNELSADEIRFFIEGFTEGSIPDYQMSALAMAICFQGMTPAETAALTTEMMLSGETIDPASLPGIKADKHSTGGIGDKTSLILAPLAAACGLTVPMISGRGLGITGGTLDKLESIPGYRTNLSEKEFFQTLENVGCSIIGQTAQLAPADKKLYALRDVTGTVPSIPLITASIMSKKLAEGLDTLVLDVKWGKGAFMKTREEARQLAQAMVDVGRAMDKKVRALITDMNQPLGRAAGNVLEVQECIEVLRGGGPDDLRELTVALTAHMLELSNVHKTNAEIFQCLENGTAMKKFEEMVAAQGGSTDWKFAAAKIQEPVLAPADGIVTTVDADLIGKACLVLGAGRQKTDDTIDHAVGIGQMKKPGEEVKKGDSLAVIFSNDRNCFDESLPMVGNAFELGDHFEPQPLVCEVVG, from the coding sequence TTGCCAAAGAATTCTGGTTTCTTTACTTTTTCGCTTATGCTTCCTCAATGGATAATCGAAAGAAAACGCGAAGGAAACGAGCTTTCTGCCGATGAAATCCGCTTTTTCATTGAGGGATTCACCGAGGGAAGCATTCCGGACTATCAGATGTCCGCCCTGGCGATGGCGATCTGTTTCCAGGGAATGACGCCTGCCGAAACCGCCGCACTGACCACGGAGATGATGCTCTCCGGCGAAACAATTGACCCGGCCAGCCTGCCGGGAATCAAGGCCGACAAACATTCGACCGGCGGTATCGGCGATAAAACCTCGCTGATCCTCGCACCGCTCGCCGCCGCCTGCGGCCTCACCGTTCCGATGATCTCCGGGCGCGGCCTCGGCATCACCGGCGGCACGCTCGACAAGCTGGAATCGATTCCCGGCTACCGCACAAATCTCTCCGAAAAGGAGTTCTTCCAAACCCTGGAAAACGTCGGCTGTTCCATCATCGGCCAGACCGCGCAGCTCGCTCCGGCCGATAAAAAACTCTACGCTTTGCGCGACGTTACCGGCACTGTTCCCTCCATCCCGCTTATTACCGCATCCATCATGAGCAAAAAGCTCGCCGAAGGTCTCGATACGCTCGTGCTCGATGTGAAGTGGGGCAAAGGCGCGTTCATGAAAACCCGTGAGGAGGCTCGTCAGTTAGCCCAGGCCATGGTTGACGTTGGTCGGGCGATGGACAAAAAAGTCCGCGCGCTCATTACCGACATGAACCAGCCGCTCGGTCGCGCCGCCGGCAACGTCCTTGAGGTGCAGGAATGCATCGAGGTGCTTCGCGGCGGCGGACCGGATGATCTGCGCGAGCTGACCGTCGCGCTGACCGCGCACATGCTTGAACTTTCCAATGTTCATAAAACGAATGCCGAAATTTTCCAATGTTTGGAAAACGGTACGGCGATGAAAAAATTTGAGGAAATGGTCGCTGCGCAGGGCGGATCAACCGACTGGAAATTTGCGGCGGCGAAGATTCAGGAGCCGGTTCTCGCGCCTGCCGACGGAATCGTTACGACCGTCGACGCCGATCTGATCGGCAAAGCCTGCCTTGTACTCGGTGCCGGACGCCAGAAAACCGACGACACCATTGATCACGCCGTTGGGATCGGTCAGATGAAAAAGCCGGGCGAGGAAGTCAAAAAAGGCGACTCGCTCGCCGTCATTTTTTCCAATGATCGGAACTGTTTCGACGAGAGTCTTCCAATGGTTGGAAACGCCTTTGAACTCGGCGATCATTTTGAACCGCAACCGCTGGTTTGTGAGGTTGTTGGGTGA